The following proteins come from a genomic window of Finegoldia magna ATCC 29328:
- a CDS encoding helix-turn-helix transcriptional regulator, producing the protein MFVLESKLIKAVQIKSNEESHELADKILKNWEETETNIRSQKNTIIQLLGIFCWNQVKNISDPESLKYNEIEKNKLLNKLDRDDSENLNEIFHEIVEYYTTNQNIFTKGCENPLIKRTLDYIYNNSEQKISLEVLSDHLHISKSYLSTLICQNTGTTLPNILATFRIEKSLLLLTYTDKSISEISKELGFQSDSYFCQQFKNIKQITPKKFRTITKRDLY; encoded by the coding sequence ATGTTCGTATTGGAATCAAAATTGATAAAGGCAGTTCAGATAAAATCAAATGAAGAATCTCACGAATTAGCCGATAAAATATTAAAAAACTGGGAAGAAACTGAAACTAATATTAGATCCCAAAAGAACACAATTATTCAATTGCTAGGGATATTTTGTTGGAATCAGGTTAAAAATATAAGTGATCCTGAAAGTCTAAAATATAATGAAATCGAAAAAAACAAATTATTAAATAAATTAGATCGCGATGATTCAGAAAATTTAAATGAAATATTTCATGAAATCGTTGAGTATTATACAACAAATCAAAATATATTTACTAAAGGCTGTGAAAATCCTTTAATCAAAAGAACTTTGGATTATATTTACAACAATAGCGAACAAAAAATTTCACTGGAAGTGTTATCTGATCATTTGCATATATCTAAAAGTTATTTGTCGACATTGATTTGCCAAAACACCGGCACTACACTTCCAAATATTTTGGCAACTTTCAGAATTGAAAAAAGCCTCCTGCTTTTGACTTACACTGACAAATCAATCAGCGAAATATCAAAAGAATTGGGCTTCCAATCAGATTCTTATTTTTGCCAACAATTTAAAAATATAAAACAAATCACACCTAAAAAGTTCAGAACAATAACAAAGCGTGACCTTTATTAA